One window from the genome of Gambusia affinis linkage group LG14, SWU_Gaff_1.0, whole genome shotgun sequence encodes:
- the dtnbp1b gene encoding dystrobrevin binding protein 1b isoform X2 produces MSTSPGARDGSQRSSLELDAEHSQKVPGAEQAGVPTPQVKLKERQKFFEEAFQQDMEQYLSTGYLQITERRGSMSSMEVNVDMLEQMDLMDMSDHEALDVFLHSGGEDNSAASPVTGPDIESFTTEISLQVPTQAELRHKLSSLSSTCTDSASQDTEAGEDEEDEEEAEQGGSGGVVGGGGGGRRRRPPVVVTLDKEEVQLDTALVDREDQDDQSSRDCEERRQQV; encoded by the exons TGGAGCTTGATGCGGAGCACTCGCAGAAAGTCCCCGGAGCCGAGCAAGCAGGGGTCCCAACACCCCAGGTGAAGCTGAAAGAGAGGCAGAAGTTCTTTGAGGAGGCTTTTCAACAAGACATGGAGCAGTACCTGTCCACTGGATACCTTCAGATCACCGAGAGGAGAG GAAGCATGTCTTCCATGGAGGTCAACGTGGACATGCTGGAGCAGATGGATCTGATGGACATGTCCGACCACGAGGCGCTGGATGTCTTCCTGCACTCTGGGGGAGAGGACAACAGCGCTGCCTCACCTGTCACAG GTCCAGACATTGAGTCCTTTACAACCGAGATCAGCCTCCAGGTCCCCACCCAGGCCGAGCTCCGACACAAGCTTTCGTCCCTGTCCTCCACCTGTACGGATTCAGCCAGCCAGGACACAGAGGCCGGGGAGGATgaagaggacgaggaggaggctGAGCAAGGAGGAAGCGGCGGGGTtgttggaggaggaggaggaggaaggagaagaaggcCCCCAGTAGTAGTGACCCTGGATAAAGAGGAGGTCCAGCTGGACACTGCGCTGGTGGACAGAGAGGACCAGGATGATCAGAGCAGTCGAGACTGTGAGGAGAGGAGGCAGCAGGTTTGA
- the dtnbp1b gene encoding dystrobrevin binding protein 1b isoform X1, translating to MSTSPGARDGSQRSSLELDAEHSQKVPGAEQAGVPTPQVKLKERQKFFEEAFQQDMEQYLSTGYLQITERREPIGSMSSMEVNVDMLEQMDLMDMSDHEALDVFLHSGGEDNSAASPVTGPDIESFTTEISLQVPTQAELRHKLSSLSSTCTDSASQDTEAGEDEEDEEEAEQGGSGGVVGGGGGGRRRRPPVVVTLDKEEVQLDTALVDREDQDDQSSRDCEERRQQV from the exons TGGAGCTTGATGCGGAGCACTCGCAGAAAGTCCCCGGAGCCGAGCAAGCAGGGGTCCCAACACCCCAGGTGAAGCTGAAAGAGAGGCAGAAGTTCTTTGAGGAGGCTTTTCAACAAGACATGGAGCAGTACCTGTCCACTGGATACCTTCAGATCACCGAGAGGAGAG AGCCAATAGGAAGCATGTCTTCCATGGAGGTCAACGTGGACATGCTGGAGCAGATGGATCTGATGGACATGTCCGACCACGAGGCGCTGGATGTCTTCCTGCACTCTGGGGGAGAGGACAACAGCGCTGCCTCACCTGTCACAG GTCCAGACATTGAGTCCTTTACAACCGAGATCAGCCTCCAGGTCCCCACCCAGGCCGAGCTCCGACACAAGCTTTCGTCCCTGTCCTCCACCTGTACGGATTCAGCCAGCCAGGACACAGAGGCCGGGGAGGATgaagaggacgaggaggaggctGAGCAAGGAGGAAGCGGCGGGGTtgttggaggaggaggaggaggaaggagaagaaggcCCCCAGTAGTAGTGACCCTGGATAAAGAGGAGGTCCAGCTGGACACTGCGCTGGTGGACAGAGAGGACCAGGATGATCAGAGCAGTCGAGACTGTGAGGAGAGGAGGCAGCAGGTTTGA